The Candidatus Atribacteria bacterium genome includes a window with the following:
- a CDS encoding 2,3-bisphosphoglycerate-independent phosphoglycerate mutase, with product MINEEIMKSLAIKTESKIVLLVADGIGDLPSENNKTVLEKAFVPNLDKLASKSACGLTDPISCGITPGSGPAHLSLFGYDPIKYQIGRGVLEALGIGMELTSRDLACRGNFATLDKEGIITDRRAGRIATELNEKLCKIMQEKITQIEDVKVIIKPGKEHRFVVVFRGDGLEDALSDADPQKIGEKIKFAEPLDSRAKKSSEIVNEFIELATAVLKDHHPANTVLLRGFAKHPGLPTMKELFKLTPAAIATYPMYKGLAKLVGMDILKTGEALGDEFKTLQDNFSKYDFFYLHIKKTDSYGEDGNFKQKVKVIEEVDKYIPMVLDLNPDVLVFTGDHSTPALMKGHSWHPNPFMLFSKYIRADEVEKFTEKECAKGELGRFPSVDAIPLMMANALKLQKYGA from the coding sequence ATGATAAATGAAGAAATAATGAAATCATTAGCCATTAAAACCGAATCAAAGATTGTTCTTTTAGTAGCTGATGGAATTGGGGACTTACCTTCAGAGAATAATAAAACAGTATTAGAAAAAGCTTTTGTTCCTAATCTGGATAAATTGGCTTCTAAATCTGCCTGTGGGCTAACTGATCCAATATCGTGCGGTATTACCCCGGGGAGCGGTCCTGCTCACCTTTCACTGTTTGGTTATGACCCGATTAAATATCAGATTGGAAGAGGTGTTTTAGAGGCCTTGGGTATAGGGATGGAACTTACCTCGCGTGATTTAGCCTGTCGAGGAAATTTTGCTACTTTAGATAAAGAAGGAATAATAACTGATCGTCGAGCAGGAAGAATAGCTACAGAATTAAATGAAAAGCTGTGCAAGATAATGCAAGAAAAAATTACTCAGATAGAGGATGTCAAAGTAATCATTAAGCCGGGGAAAGAACATCGTTTTGTGGTAGTATTTAGAGGAGATGGGTTAGAGGATGCTCTTTCAGATGCCGATCCCCAAAAAATAGGAGAAAAAATAAAATTTGCTGAACCTTTAGATTCCAGGGCAAAAAAATCTTCAGAAATAGTAAATGAATTTATTGAACTTGCAACTGCAGTACTAAAAGACCATCATCCTGCTAATACGGTATTGCTGAGGGGATTTGCCAAACATCCCGGATTGCCTACTATGAAGGAGTTATTTAAACTAACCCCGGCAGCTATAGCAACCTACCCTATGTATAAAGGATTAGCTAAATTAGTGGGTATGGATATATTGAAAACAGGAGAAGCATTGGGCGATGAATTTAAAACCTTACAAGATAATTTTAGTAAATATGATTTCTTTTATCTTCATATAAAGAAGACTGACAGTTATGGAGAAGACGGAAATTTTAAGCAAAAGGTTAAAGTAATTGAAGAGGTGGATAAATATATCCCTATGGTGCTGGATTTAAATCCGGATGTTCTGGTATTTACAGGTGATCATTCAACTCCCGCTTTAATGAAGGGACATAGCTGGCACCCTAATCCCTTTATGTTGTTTTCCAAATATATCCGGGCAGATGAAGTGGAAAAATTTACTGAAAAGGAATGTGCTAAGGGAGAGTTGGGAAGATTCCCCTCAGTAGATGCAATTCCTTTAATGATGGCTAATGCCTTAAAATTACAGAAATATGGAGCTTAA
- a CDS encoding ATP-dependent RecD-like DNA helicase — METIQGTIEKIVYRNDENGYIIAKISVDKEQEKLATIVGTMASVNTGENCELKGEWINNPKYGWQFSFSDYKLILPTSLLGLKRYLSSGLIKGVGPATADRIIKQFGNNTLEILEHDLRRLTEVEGIAEKRVEMIGRSWEEHKEIKRVMIFLQSYQITTGYAVKIYKTYGNRAIEKLKENPYRLVDDVSGIGFKIADRIAQNLGIAATSPARIKAGIKYILNELANQGHCYALNDEIIKGGSQLLEVEESLFEKALNVLRNNQEIIVEEDRVWLPLYYFAELEVSKKLIELLKFPQQLININVQKKIKYLEKEYRFSFAEEQKDAINKVLLNRILVLTGGPGTGKTTTTLGLIELFEELKLKIVLAAPTGRAAKKISETTGKKAKTIHRLLEYSPKNGNFTKNSENPIKADVIILDEVSMIDILLMNSLLKAVSPGTTLILIGDVDQLPSVGPGNTLKDIIDSDTIPVVRLTRIFRQDQRSLIIVNAHRVNEGKYPVLKGERERDFYFMEEEDPQVAALKIIDLCTVRLPSKYKIDPVDDIQVLSPMYKGEVGADNLNYRLREALNHKGKQIKYGNHSFRINDKVMQIKNNYDKEVFNGDMGRIKNIDTEENILEVNFYGKKVCYEFSELNELVLAYAITVHKSQGSEYRIVIIPVMTQHYLLLQRNLLYTGITRAKEMVILVGTKKALWIAIKNNKTFHRNTSLKERLKNI; from the coding sequence ATGGAAACCATACAAGGAACTATTGAAAAAATCGTATATCGAAATGACGAGAACGGTTATATAATAGCCAAGATAAGTGTTGATAAAGAGCAAGAGAAATTAGCTACCATCGTGGGGACGATGGCTTCGGTAAATACTGGTGAAAATTGTGAATTAAAAGGGGAATGGATTAATAATCCTAAGTATGGCTGGCAGTTTAGTTTTAGTGATTATAAATTAATCTTACCTACTTCTTTGCTTGGTTTAAAAAGATATTTAAGTTCCGGATTAATTAAGGGAGTCGGCCCGGCAACAGCAGATAGGATAATAAAACAGTTTGGCAACAATACCTTAGAAATTCTGGAGCATGACCTCCGGAGACTAACTGAAGTGGAGGGCATTGCAGAAAAAAGAGTGGAGATGATCGGTAGATCCTGGGAAGAACATAAAGAAATTAAAAGGGTAATGATCTTTTTGCAATCTTATCAGATTACTACCGGTTATGCAGTTAAGATCTATAAAACATACGGTAATAGAGCTATCGAAAAGTTAAAGGAAAATCCTTACCGATTAGTGGACGATGTATCTGGAATTGGATTTAAAATTGCGGATAGGATTGCGCAAAACTTAGGGATAGCAGCTACCTCGCCAGCCAGAATAAAAGCAGGGATTAAATACATTTTAAACGAATTGGCTAATCAGGGACATTGTTATGCTTTAAATGATGAGATAATTAAAGGAGGAAGCCAGTTATTAGAGGTAGAAGAATCATTATTTGAAAAAGCTTTAAATGTTTTGAGAAATAACCAAGAAATCATAGTAGAAGAAGATAGGGTCTGGTTACCTCTTTATTATTTTGCTGAACTGGAAGTGAGTAAAAAATTAATTGAATTATTAAAATTTCCTCAGCAGTTAATCAATATCAACGTGCAAAAGAAGATAAAATATTTGGAAAAAGAGTACCGTTTTTCTTTTGCTGAGGAGCAAAAAGATGCTATTAATAAAGTGCTCCTGAACCGGATATTAGTACTGACCGGAGGTCCCGGAACAGGAAAAACTACCACTACCCTGGGTTTAATTGAGCTTTTCGAGGAACTCAAGCTAAAAATAGTTTTGGCAGCACCTACCGGCAGAGCGGCCAAAAAGATAAGCGAAACAACCGGTAAAAAAGCTAAAACTATTCATAGGTTATTAGAGTATAGTCCCAAAAATGGAAATTTTACCAAGAATTCTGAAAATCCCATTAAAGCCGATGTCATAATTTTAGACGAGGTTTCCATGATAGATATTCTATTAATGAACAGTCTTTTAAAAGCAGTTTCTCCTGGAACCACTTTAATTTTAATAGGTGACGTAGATCAGCTGCCCTCTGTTGGTCCGGGAAATACTTTAAAAGATATTATCGATTCCGACACTATTCCGGTAGTGAGATTGACCAGAATATTTAGACAGGACCAAAGGAGCTTGATCATCGTAAATGCCCATCGAGTTAATGAGGGAAAATACCCTGTACTTAAAGGAGAAAGAGAGCGGGATTTTTATTTTATGGAAGAAGAAGACCCTCAGGTTGCTGCTTTAAAAATAATTGACTTATGTACTGTCCGTCTCCCCTCAAAATATAAAATAGATCCGGTAGATGATATTCAAGTCCTTTCCCCTATGTATAAAGGAGAAGTGGGTGCAGATAATTTAAATTATCGGTTGAGAGAGGCATTAAATCATAAAGGAAAACAGATTAAATATGGGAATCATTCTTTTAGAATAAATGACAAGGTAATGCAAATAAAAAATAATTATGATAAAGAAGTTTTTAACGGAGATATGGGAAGGATCAAGAATATAGATACCGAGGAAAATATCTTGGAGGTCAATTTTTACGGCAAAAAAGTTTGTTATGAATTTTCTGAATTAAATGAGCTGGTATTAGCCTATGCTATTACTGTTCATAAAAGTCAAGGCAGTGAATATCGAATAGTAATTATACCGGTCATGACTCAACATTATTTGCTACTTCAAAGAAATTTATTATATACTGGAATTACCCGGGCAAAAGAGATGGTGATATTAGTCGGTACAAAAAAGGCATTATGGATTGCTATTAAAAACAATAAAACCTTTCATAGGAATACTTCACTAAAAGAAAGATTGAAAAATATTTAA
- a CDS encoding YjbQ family protein, translating into MLKEITIQTSAQTQILDITTQVQDAISESKITEGLCCVFIPHTTAGITINENTDPSVKQDIVRELNKVIPFKDNYTHLEGNSAAHIKASIIGSSVNVPVKNNNLLLGTWQGICFCEFDGPRTRHFFIKIIGQLGNR; encoded by the coding sequence ATGTTAAAAGAAATTACCATTCAAACCAGCGCTCAAACACAAATTTTAGATATAACCACTCAAGTCCAAGATGCTATAAGTGAAAGTAAAATTACAGAAGGATTGTGTTGTGTTTTTATCCCTCATACCACCGCCGGAATTACTATTAATGAAAATACTGATCCCAGTGTTAAGCAGGATATAGTTCGGGAGCTAAATAAGGTCATACCTTTTAAAGATAACTACACTCATTTGGAAGGAAACTCTGCTGCTCATATTAAAGCAAGTATTATCGGCTCTTCGGTAAATGTGCCCGTGAAAAATAATAATCTTCTTCTGGGAACCTGGCAGGGAATATGTTTTTGTGAGTTTGATGGTCCTCGGACAAGACATTTTTTTATAAAAATAATTGGTCAATTGGGGAATCGGTGA